The Sedimentibacter sp. zth1 DNA segment TTTTATCTTAATAAATATTTCTCCGGCAACCAATATTTCATTAATTCGTTTGAAATATGTAATGCTTCTTCTCTACAATATGCTGAAACCGAAATCATTAACCCATTTTTACCACACCAACCTCCACCCATAGGTTCAAATACTGTAATTGTAAAACTATCATAATTATTATTGAAAAAAATACGTCCATATACATAGCGTAGTATTTTATTTCCATTCGCTCTTCAAAATTCCGTATACAACATGATTAACAAAAACTCCATTTAGAAATTCTGCATCTCTTATAGTTCCTTCATTTGTAAAGCCCAATCTCTCTGGTATAGCTCTACTTTTCAAATTTTTCTCTGCACATCTAATTTCAATTCTATTTAAATCTAAATCTTCAAGTGCATAATCAACAAATTTCCTACATACCTTTGTCATAATACCTTTTCCTACATATTTTTCAGCGAGCCAATATCCTATACTTGTTGATTTACGTATCCAATCAATTTTATGGTATCCTATAGCACCAGCAAGTTTTTTTCTGTAAAATATTACAGCTTGAAAACCATCATTTGATGCAAATTGCTTCATGCTAGCTTCAACAAATGCCTTTGTATCTTCAAAACGGTTTGTATCAACCCACGAAAGCCATTTTCTTAAGTGACTTTTATTTGCACTTATTACATCAAATAATTCTTTTGCATACTTACTCTCAATTAATCTTACTTCTATATCACTATCAATTACACACTTAAACATCTTTTCTTCCTCCTTGTAATCACGTATCTTTTAATGAGCAATCCTCAAAAGCTAACCCCAATATTGAACTTTCGTCTAACGGCTTTGTGTTCACGACGTTCTATCATCGGACTATATAAGGTTGTACCTAAAATAAGATGATAAAATGTGGTGCTAACTTTCCCTATCGACATTCTCACTAATCACACTTGTGTGAACATTTTGTTAGAGGATGGTATTATATCACTCTTAATATCTTTCTTAAATTAAATTTACTATACCAATAACACCAAACATAGCCAATCCTAAACTTGCAGCACAAATAGAAGGAACTTCATAAAACCACTCTTTTTTAATGGCTCTTAAAATCCATCCAATAATTTGAAATATAACAGGATTAAGAAATACAAACCAAATTGGTACATTTAGAAACTTCATAATTATTGTATAACAAACGATTATTGTAGGAACAAGCATTAAAACTAAGTATAGTACAAAAAATGGTATTTTAACTACCTTAAATGCCTTTGAAATAGTTCTATCAGCAAGTTCAAAATTATTATTTTTCATTATTTCTTTATAAATTATAGGAATTACACAAATAAAAGTATGTATAAAAAAACCTCCCATTGCTCCTATAAATATTGATAATTTTAAGATATAACCTGTTATTTCATTATGTATACTAATTTGATTTCCCAACGATATAATTCCCATGCTATACATAGGTACAGCAAACATTGCAATAATACTTGATGATATAAAACGCCAATTCGGCATCTTCTCCCAGTTTGAATCTAAAATTTTATTTGATCCACACTTTTTATTATCTTTTCCTTTAATATCTAATAGCATATCAGCTATGGCACATAGTATACCACCGACTATTCCAATAACAGATAAAATTATATTCATATTATTTTCACTCCCTATCATATTATAAATAATCAATTGAAGCATTATTACTTATATTATAAAAATTTTACATTTAAATTACGCTATTATTGACCTCAAAGTTATTCTCTGTAATGATATAACTCTTTCATCTAACGTTTCTGCGTTCACGACATTCCCCAGCATTACAGGCAGTTCTCAAAGCTTAGATAGCTCTTATCTTAGCTTTGAGGGCTACCGTCTCGGTTAGCTGGGGAATGTATGACAGCTTGTCCCTAGAGTTCCTGACCATCCCCAAATGAACGTGAAATGTTGTTATATGATGAAGCAGTATCACACTCCAACACCTTTCTTAAACTAGTTTTTAGTAAAAAAACATTTTCTACATTCAATCTCTATTCATCTTCACATATTGTTAAATTGAGTTACAAATAATATTCTGTACATTTCATGTTATGCTTATAATAAGTAGTTACTGTTCCTTTTTTATAAAAACAAAATACGCAATGGTAATCACACCTATCAGGCATAAACATACTGATATCATGTTTGCAAATCCAATATTTATTATATAATTTTCTTCTAAAAAACTCCCTAAATGAAACATAAAGCATATTCTTGCTATTTTAGGAATAACTTGTGCTATTAGTGATGTAATGAGCAAAGAAAACAAGCCCAAAATCACCTCAATTGAACCAATAATAAAACCTGTTTTTTTCATACTATCCCTCCTATTATATTAATATCTTCATAACTTAGATAGCTCCTATCTTAGGTTGCAGAGCACCGACTCGGTTAACTGTGGAATGTGGTGCTGACTCACTTTCCGATGACTTTGCCTTTAAAACTAACATCAAACTGAGCTTTCTCTCTAGGCACCTTTGCTTGAACATATTGTTAGATGATGTATAAACCTAATATTCTCATAACATATGTAACTGCAATATTTCTTGAAATCGTTTGTTTGTGCTGTCCAATATCTATATCTTAAATAAATGACAAATATAACTTATATTACTATCAACCCAATATCCACTCCTACGAATTACCTAACTACATTTTATTATGTTAATAAATTAGATAAAACCACAAATATAAATAAGCTACCCCTTTTTTTGAGCTAGTATACCATACCAACTTATTCTATCGAAATCTTTATCAAAATTACCAGTTTTAGCTTCATTTTTATGAAAACTTGACCATAAATAGTCAACATCAAAACATTTCTTTATGATAAATCCATTCTCTTTTAACACCTTTTCATATACTTTATATTCTAAAGGATAATAAGTAGGTGAATTAACCAATACTACTCTTTCATTTTTCCCTAGTATATCTGTTGATGTAGCAAAAACAAAATCTACAGAATTATCATCATGCCAATTATATATTAAATATAAACTAGTATGTTCTTCTTTTGTCATAACTAACGGATCTCTAACACTAAAAATTGGCTTTTCAGATAAAAGTTTGTCCCAATTCCTAATATCAATATATAATAATCCATTACTATTAAGTTTACTATATATTGACTTAACAAAAGATTCAACATCAGTATTATTAATATGAGGCAATGAATTTCCTGTTGATATAATACAATCATATGTTCCATCTAAATTATTTTTAAGGTTTCTAAAATCTGATTCGAATAACTCCACGTCATAACCTTCATTACTAAAGTTATCTTTTGCCTTATCTAATAATATCTTACTTAAATCTGAACCCGATACCTTATATCCTAATTTTGCTAAAGGTAAAGTAGTACCACCTGCACCAATTGAACAATCATGTATCGTGGTAATATTATACTCATTAAATACTTCCTTATAAAATTTCAAAAACTTATCTTGCTGTTCTTTTGACATATTTTGATTAAATAATGCTGGTGTTTCATATAAATTCATAGTTACCCCCAATTATACTATTATTTAATAAACAACAGAATTAATCTGAAATTTATTCATTTATATCTAAAACTAAAACCAATCTTTCATTAAAGTAAATACATATACAAAACTCATTATCAGTAATAAATATTGCCTCACCATAACCAGAAAATTTCATATAACGTCTCTGGTATAATAAAGTCATAGCAAAAAACTATGCTAATTCATATCTAATTCATGTTCTGGCTGAATAAAGAAAATCATTCTTGTATACAATCATTCAACCATTGAGTCATGAATAAACTCATAAGTTATTGTATAGAAATTCAACTCTCGACTTTGTCTAAGTCATAAGGTATTATATTTATTGAATAGGATGGTAGATGTTAACGTCCTTGGGAGCCTTTTATAAGGCAATACCTGTAACTACAGACAATCAATCCATTCAATGAGGATTTATGATTTTAGCTGGTTGGGAGCTGATAAGCTATACCCGAATAACGTGCCAGGTTGTGTACTCATTGCTATTTATGGATACCTATTCGAAAGGAGCTTTCTATGTTTAATTTTAATAATCGTAACTATATCTCCGTTGGTATTGATGTTGGTTCAACTTTTAGTTTTATGTCTATTGTTGATAACAACGGAAACATTATTTTGAAACCTTTTAAAATACTACATAACAGTATAGATTCTCTTGAACGTGCTATTTCTGCAATAAAAAAAGCAGAAGAGTCACATTCCATGAAATCACACATTTTCCTGGAATCTACCGGAATCTATCACTTTCCGCTCTTCTGCTTCCTGAATGAATCAGGATTTGAGGCCCATATTATTAACCCTCTCATCACTCATTCTATCAAAAATTCAGGAATAAGGAAAGTAAAAAATGATAAATTAGATTCTATTGGCATCGCTAGACTTGGTTTATCTAACAATTTAAAAACCTCTGTTATGCCTGTTAAGCTTGTTTTAGAGCTTCGTAGCTTAGTTCGTAAACATTATGACATTATGGATCAACGCTCAGCTCATATTAATAAACTAAAAGCGGATTTACATACTGTTTTTCCTCAATACCTTAATATTTTCTCAGATGTTTGTGGTGTTACATCTCGCATGATTTTAAAGAATTATTGTACTCCTGATAAAATATTAAGAGCGCATAAATCATCTTTGATTGAAAAAATATCTAAATCTTCTAGAAAAGGTATTTCAAAAGCTACTCAATGCTACGAAAAACTTTCTAACGCAGCAAATGCAGCCAAAACCTTTGGTTGTAATATTGATAGTGTGTATTTCAATATTTCTTTAACTATTGACTTAATCGAATATTTAGATACTGTTATTGAATCTATTTTAAATCAAATAAATTTGCTTGTTGAT contains these protein-coding regions:
- a CDS encoding GNAT family N-acetyltransferase, translating into MFKCVIDSDIEVRLIESKYAKELFDVISANKSHLRKWLSWVDTNRFEDTKAFVEASMKQFASNDGFQAVIFYRKKLAGAIGYHKIDWIRKSTSIGYWLAEKYVGKGIMTKVCRKFVDYALEDLDLNRIEIRCAEKNLKSRAIPERLGFTNEGTIRDAEFLNGVFVNHVVYGILKSEWK
- a CDS encoding DUF6796 family protein is translated as MNIILSVIGIVGGILCAIADMLLDIKGKDNKKCGSNKILDSNWEKMPNWRFISSSIIAMFAVPMYSMGIISLGNQISIHNEITGYILKLSIFIGAMGGFFIHTFICVIPIIYKEIMKNNNFELADRTISKAFKVVKIPFFVLYLVLMLVPTIIVCYTIIMKFLNVPIWFVFLNPVIFQIIGWILRAIKKEWFYEVPSICAASLGLAMFGVIGIVNLI
- a CDS encoding class I SAM-dependent methyltransferase, with translation MNLYETPALFNQNMSKEQQDKFLKFYKEVFNEYNITTIHDCSIGAGGTTLPLAKLGYKVSGSDLSKILLDKAKDNFSNEGYDVELFESDFRNLKNNLDGTYDCIISTGNSLPHINNTDVESFVKSIYSKLNSNGLLYIDIRNWDKLLSEKPIFSVRDPLVMTKEEHTSLYLIYNWHDDNSVDFVFATSTDILGKNERVVLVNSPTYYPLEYKVYEKVLKENGFIIKKCFDVDYLWSSFHKNEAKTGNFDKDFDRISWYGILAQKKG
- a CDS encoding IS110 family transposase, with product MFNFNNRNYISVGIDVGSTFSFMSIVDNNGNIILKPFKILHNSIDSLERAISAIKKAEESHSMKSHIFLESTGIYHFPLFCFLNESGFEAHIINPLITHSIKNSGIRKVKNDKLDSIGIARLGLSNNLKTSVMPVKLVLELRSLVRKHYDIMDQRSAHINKLKADLHTVFPQYLNIFSDVCGVTSRMILKNYCTPDKILRAHKSSLIEKISKSSRKGISKATQCYEKLSNAANAAKTFGCNIDSVYFNISLTIDLIEYLDTVIESILNQINLLVDKHKSEKFINQIHLLDSISGVGFLSAVTIMCEIGDFSAFKNPKQLFAYFGMDPEVNQSGKFNATEMHMSKRGSRIARRVVFAIALSNIHSTSNGKAINPYLQAYYRKKTESKPKKVAIGAVMHKICNIIFAVLRDEKSFELRSPETHISNYKQSLQLLAA